The Shewanella pealeana ATCC 700345 genome contains the following window.
CAGAGGCCTGAGCATTTTTCATTAACTCTTGATTTTGCGTCGATTTAAGCTCAGGTTTTAGTAGCTCCATTAAACCTATCATTGCAGCGAGAGGCGTTCTCAGCTCATGGCTGATAATCCCTAAAAATGACTCTCTTGCCTTTAATGCGTCGACAGCCTGTTGCTGAGAAAGCTTGAGTTCTTGCTTGCGCTGCTTTAATTCGGTGAAGTCGGCAAACACTGTGATGTGGTATTCATGACCATCATTATGACGGATGACTTCACGGGAGATGCGGTAATATTTATCTGCTATCGCGTACTCATCACTCTGGCTATTGCCGACACTGATAATTGAGTCGGGATTGGTCGCTGAGCCGCTCTGTACGCAGGTGTTATAGGCCTTGTTGGCTAACATTGGTTTGCCGTTGGCGTCAGAGATCAACACCATGCCGGGAAAATTATCCAGTACGGCCATTAACCACTGCATCTGATCATGACTGGCTTGGCCACTGGCAAGGGCTTGTGATAAAAACACTTTACGTTTTTTACTCCGCAAGAAGTTAAGCGCTAGCACTAGAGAAATAAGCGTAAATAAGATCAACTGGAAAAACCTTGATAGGGTTTCGTCGTACTTAAGTTGGCTAGTGAGTGCGATAGACTCTTGACCTGCCGTAACGGTGGGCGCTGTAACCAGTGTTTTTGGCTGTAGCTGCTCTTGTGGTTTGAGTTCAAAAGAATGTGCTAATAGCGAGCTTGATAAGCCAGTGAATAGCAACAGAAAGACAACAGGTTTAGCCATTTGTTGAGCGGTCATTGAAAAAGGTTGCGCATAATAGTCTAAAACGAGTTTTTGACCAATTTATTTTTATGGCTATTTTTTGTTTAGCCAAATTCAGGGCGATTTATCGCTAACTTCGTATTGACGTTTGTCGATTTTGCCATAGGTCAAAAGCCGATAATATTGAGCTAGAACACTATCCCATTTATGCTTTGGTATAATATTACGGCTAGCTTTAGCTCACTTTTTTTAGTAGCAGGATATATATTGATGAGTACCAACTTTGGATTGGAATTGCAGCTGATCTATCAATTTGTGCATCTGGTGAATGCAGGCAGTTTTTCTCAAGCTGCTAAAGAGCTAGATATGCCAATAGCGACAGTTAGCCGTAAGTTGACCAAGTTGGAAACTGTGTTAGATAAACAGCTGCTGATGCGCAATACCCGTAAGCTTAGGCTAACCGAGGAGGGCATAGCACTGTTTCAGCAATATCAGTCGATTATCTCTCAGTTTGATAGCATTAGCGGGCTCAGTGTGGATAAGCCTGAGGGCACGCTACGCATAGCAGCACCAGTATCGATTGTCTCGATGATTTTTATTAAGACGCTCAATGAGTTCTGCGAGCAGTATCCCGATATTCAGCTACATATTGCACAAAACAATAACGTGATTGACTTGATTGATGAGGGCGTGGATGTCGCCATCGTCGGCGGTACTCAGCCAGATTCTTCTTGGATCTCTAGCTCCTTGGGCGTACTGAATTACGGCTTATTTGCTTCACCTGAGTATATCAACAAGGCGCCGGTATTAACGCATCCTGGTGAGTTGGAAAACCACGATTTGATTAAGGTGTGGCCTCTGTATAACTGGTCGCTTAAGCACCCATCTGGGGAGTCATTTTACTACGATGGTAAGGCTAAGCTGACCTTAAGTGACTTGCATGGTGCGGTTGAGGCTACGGTTGACGATGGTGGCATTCTCTATGGCCCCGAGCTTTTCGTTAAGAAAGAGCTTAAATCGGGCGCGTTACAAGCCTTGCTGCCTCAGTGGATTGGAGAGAAGAGACGCATTTCAATTTTGTATCATCAGCGCAGTCATCAGCCATTAAAGGTGAAACTGTTCATCGAGTTTATGCAGTCAAAGGCTGGTAGTCTGTTTTCGATGACAAGTTAACGGGCTTAAACCTGTTACAAAAAAGCGCACAAGGTGATTAACCTTATGCGCTTTAGAGTGATCGTGCTTCAGACATTTAAGTATGGCTGATTAGACTTATCGGCTCGCTTCGATACCAATATTTGATACACCGATCTCAACGATTTCTTTACGCAAACCTTTAATGAAGTCGGCCTTCATTGATGGGTTTTCCTCGATGATTTGTAAAAGAGATTCTTGCATCTCTTTCTCTTCCTGCATCACTTCGTGGCCGAAGATATAGTCATCGAGCTCGTCTTCGTTTTTGAACTCCTGCTCACAGGTTGCTTCGATGTAGTTAGCAACTGTGGATGAAGATAGTTTACTAATGTTAGTAATATCTTCTTCGACTTTGCTCTGTAGCGCACTGATAAGTGAGGTTAATGCAACTGCGGCATCCATAGCTGGATACACACCGTAAACATCAAAGTCGCTTGGTTCAGGGGTATTGTCTTCAAGGCGTTCAAGGTAGATATCTATGTTCAGCTTGAGCTTGTTATCGTACATCGATTGCCAAAGTAGATTAAGCAAGGTGTCGAGTACTTTTGGATCGCCAAATTCGCACACTTCAGAAAAAAGCTGATAGTTAGGTAGCATGCGTTGGCATAGGGCAACCGCAAAAAGCTTTTTCTGGGGTAACTCTAATGCTTTTAAACGTTTAAAAAATCCCTGTTTGTTTGTCATCTTATATATCCACTGATAGCTGGGAGATCACTTGATTAGCGGCAGATTCTACCTTAGTTAGCTCGTCAAGTAACTCTAGTATTTCCGGTTCTACATCTTCCACCGATACGCCGCGCTTTAAGCTCGACTCAATTTCTTGGCAAAGTGATTGGGTCGTTGGTACCCCGCAGTAACAGCTGGCACCATGAAGCTTATGGATGCTGGCAAGCATTTTGTCATTATCTGAATTCGAGAGTGCTAACTCTATGTGCTCAACAGTCTCAGGTAGCGACTTTAACAACATCTTTAGCATATCCAGTGCTAAGTCTGGCTTGTTATTCGCTTGGGTCAAACAAAGTTCCCAATTAAGTGTGCGCTGTTCGAAATGGGTAAACTTAGGTTTGGTCTTCCAGCGAGTAATGACGCCTTTAAGGGCTGCTTCATCGATAGGCTTTGGCAAGTAACCATCCATGCCGCTGGAGGTGATCCTTTCTCTTTCTTCGGCGATAGCATGAGCGGTGACCGCAATAATGGGGGTGTTACGGTTTGCCGAGTTGGCTCGGATCTGTTTGGTCGCCGTAATTCCATCTGTGCCGGGCATCTGAATATCCATAAAGATTAAGTCGTAGCTGCGCTCTTTTGCGAGCTTTACGGCTAGCTCTCCAGTATCTGCAACCTGTACCTGTGTCACTAATTCTTTTAGTAAGGTATCAATCAGTTTTAGATTAGCCGGATTATCATCGACAGCAAGTACGCTTAAGTTCTCCTGTTTTATAGGGGCGGATAGAGGTGTTAATGCTATTAAGTTATCGTTTAAAACCGAGGAGTGTGGATCCAATAGTGAGCTCGATAATAACTTTTCGCCGACGGGCATCGAAAGCTGTTTATCTATATAAGGCCGAATCTGGGAGAAAACATCCTCTTGTTCGATACAATCGGAGATAAGCAGTAGGTAATCGATCTTTGACTTTGCCAGCTTCAGTGCATTCGCTGGCTGTGAGGTTGTAGTGACAGCGCGGCAGCTCATTAGGCCGAAATCAAAGACATGATTAGATTGAGTAAGGACAAATTCTAATTGTTTGATATTTTTTGCAATAGTGACTTTTAGGCCCCAGCGCAGCAACATACGTTCAATCGCATGCTGTGTAAGGCCGTTAGGCTCAAATAGCATGATACTTTTGCCTTCAAGCGTCGACAGCGGCAAAGTGTCATTGATTGAATATTGGCTAATATTAAGCGGTAGCGAGAACCAGAATGTAGAGCCTTGGTTAGGTTCTGAATAACAGCCTATTTGGCCGCCCATGCGGTTAACTAATCGTTTGGTGATCACCAGCCCTAATCCTGTACCACCGAAACGACGTGATATCGAGGAGTCTGCTTGACCAAAGGCCTGGAATAGAGAGGATTGTTGCTGCTCATCGACCCCTATGCCTGTATCTATGATCTCACAACGTATATGTACCTTTCCGTCTTTGACCTCTTCAAGCTGTAGCTTTAATTGCACGCTGCCTTTATCGGTAAATTTAATCGCATTACCCACTAGGTTGGTAATGATTTGGCTAAAGCGCATGGCGTCGCCAGAGACATCCTCTGGAATACGAGCGTCGACATCGATGACCAAGGCTAACTCTTTCTCCCGTGCGCTGCTCGACAGCATGGTTACCGTTTCTTCTATGGTTTCACGCAGCGAGAAGGGGATATTTTCTAGCACCATCTTACCCGCTTCCAACTTAGAAAAATCGAGAATGTCGTTAATGATACTCAGTAGGTTGGTAGCGCTGCGCTCTATGGTGCGAATATAGTCTTGTTGACTCGAGTGAAGTGGGGTTTTTAGTAGCTGTTTGGCAAAGCCAATCACACCGTTAAGGGGGGTTCTCAGTTCGTGTGACATATTCGCCAAGAACTCAGACTTGATACGACTCGCTTCTTGAGCGCGTTTCTTTGCCATATCCAGTTCGACGTTTTGGATCTCTATCTGTTCCAGTGTTTCACGCAAATCAGAAGTGGCCTGATCGATGTTTTGCTGCATCTCATCGTGGTACTCAGACAAAGAGCCTGCCATGGCGTTAATACCGCGCTTAAGCAGATCCAGCTCACCAATCAAGTTACCCGTTAACCGGGTATCGAGTTTTCCTTCTCGAATTTTGGCCACCACGCGAACCATGTCGGTAATAGGCTGGGTCACGTTTTTAAGTAGGCGGAAGGTGAAGAAGAGGTTTAGCTGCACACCAATTAATACAATAATAAAGGCGGCTACGGCAGCTCTGTGCTGCTGCAGTAGTGCATTTTCCTTATTAATAAGGATGGCGATATAGCCAATTTTTGCGATGTCAGGATTAGCTTGTGGATCCCTATCTAAGTCTTGAACTGGAATATTACTGCTCTTAAAAATGGGAGAGCGCAAAATCATACTGTCGCCGACTTGTTCAAGTTCGGTGCGTAGCATCGAGTCTAAGGGTTTGTCGAAGCGCATGACTTCGTGATTTTTATAATGATGAGAGGTGATGACAACCCGGTTATTAGCATCGAAGATAGCGATAAACTGTACTAATGATGCCTTATTCAATTGTGCAGAGGTGATTAGTCTCTTGGTGGTTTCGAAATCTTTGCTTTCAAGCCCCACCTCGGAGGCAATTGCCAAGGGCTCGATGATATTACTTGCTTGTTCTATGAGCGTATCTTCAAGTTCATAGAATCTATTTATGGTAAAATAGCCACCCAATAAGATACCCACTAAAATTGTAGGGGCTAACGCCAATACCAGAACCCACGAACGAAGGCTGTACTTGGTCATATTCTTGGCATCATTCATTCTTTGTATGGGTTACCATTTAATATAATGTGAGTTATCGATAGACTGCCAGATATTAACCTGTTTTGGCCAGTTTTTTATCTATTTAGAGAGCAAAATGGCACAATTTTTTAAAGCAAAACCAAATAGATCTAAGCAATTATCGTCGAAGTTATCGTTAAAGGTAACGCAGCTGGATCACCTCGGGGCTGGCATTGCTCATCACGACGGTAAGATTGTTTTCATCAATGGCGCCTTGCCAGATGAGACGGTATCGGTGCAGTTAACTGAGCAGAAGAAGAAATTTTCTCGAGGCAAGTTACTCAAAATAGAGAAGCGCTCTACCGAGCGTGTCACTCC
Protein-coding sequences here:
- a CDS encoding LysR family transcriptional regulator, which gives rise to MSTNFGLELQLIYQFVHLVNAGSFSQAAKELDMPIATVSRKLTKLETVLDKQLLMRNTRKLRLTEEGIALFQQYQSIISQFDSISGLSVDKPEGTLRIAAPVSIVSMIFIKTLNEFCEQYPDIQLHIAQNNNVIDLIDEGVDVAIVGGTQPDSSWISSSLGVLNYGLFASPEYINKAPVLTHPGELENHDLIKVWPLYNWSLKHPSGESFYYDGKAKLTLSDLHGAVEATVDDGGILYGPELFVKKELKSGALQALLPQWIGEKRRISILYHQRSHQPLKVKLFIEFMQSKAGSLFSMTS
- a CDS encoding YjaG family protein, translating into MTNKQGFFKRLKALELPQKKLFAVALCQRMLPNYQLFSEVCEFGDPKVLDTLLNLLWQSMYDNKLKLNIDIYLERLEDNTPEPSDFDVYGVYPAMDAAVALTSLISALQSKVEEDITNISKLSSSTVANYIEATCEQEFKNEDELDDYIFGHEVMQEEKEMQESLLQIIEENPSMKADFIKGLRKEIVEIGVSNIGIEASR
- the barA gene encoding two-component sensor histidine kinase BarA; this translates as MTKYSLRSWVLVLALAPTILVGILLGGYFTINRFYELEDTLIEQASNIIEPLAIASEVGLESKDFETTKRLITSAQLNKASLVQFIAIFDANNRVVITSHHYKNHEVMRFDKPLDSMLRTELEQVGDSMILRSPIFKSSNIPVQDLDRDPQANPDIAKIGYIAILINKENALLQQHRAAVAAFIIVLIGVQLNLFFTFRLLKNVTQPITDMVRVVAKIREGKLDTRLTGNLIGELDLLKRGINAMAGSLSEYHDEMQQNIDQATSDLRETLEQIEIQNVELDMAKKRAQEASRIKSEFLANMSHELRTPLNGVIGFAKQLLKTPLHSSQQDYIRTIERSATNLLSIINDILDFSKLEAGKMVLENIPFSLRETIEETVTMLSSSAREKELALVIDVDARIPEDVSGDAMRFSQIITNLVGNAIKFTDKGSVQLKLQLEEVKDGKVHIRCEIIDTGIGVDEQQQSSLFQAFGQADSSISRRFGGTGLGLVITKRLVNRMGGQIGCYSEPNQGSTFWFSLPLNISQYSINDTLPLSTLEGKSIMLFEPNGLTQHAIERMLLRWGLKVTIAKNIKQLEFVLTQSNHVFDFGLMSCRAVTTTSQPANALKLAKSKIDYLLLISDCIEQEDVFSQIRPYIDKQLSMPVGEKLLSSSLLDPHSSVLNDNLIALTPLSAPIKQENLSVLAVDDNPANLKLIDTLLKELVTQVQVADTGELAVKLAKERSYDLIFMDIQMPGTDGITATKQIRANSANRNTPIIAVTAHAIAEERERITSSGMDGYLPKPIDEAALKGVITRWKTKPKFTHFEQRTLNWELCLTQANNKPDLALDMLKMLLKSLPETVEHIELALSNSDNDKMLASIHKLHGASCYCGVPTTQSLCQEIESSLKRGVSVEDVEPEILELLDELTKVESAANQVISQLSVDI